The following coding sequences lie in one Lolium perenne isolate Kyuss_39 chromosome 2, Kyuss_2.0, whole genome shotgun sequence genomic window:
- the LOC127334216 gene encoding uncharacterized protein, giving the protein MAGSRRRRRGRARSPQQGAESSPLADATPTSRQVTVVGRPSKNICHASGSTSSLSSGPHVFADLLDNLLHEIIARFNSFHDFLAFIGTCHSWRASVSSFPSVYIFSFPPLCLKPDGPYVRPHTGYIKPMDLSNCKWQLSDLSKKNLSLCCSVPQNTPDNMYYLGCSYGYLIFSYEENCLLVNVLTGTKVKPPKLPPNNELGYSSGIGILTAALSSPNSRLLLCSRTSMFEWQVGTNSWSEHPLSFQRERIHQILLFNGDIFVIDALLRLHTIYLAPQFSMQKVAIKWESLPINPWLVVCGDMLLMVDLSISSHELNGSYRFFEVFRLDSSVEPAKWVKMEKLENQALFVSLDTRTPTFSCMSPERWGGRSNCIYVAKLFEDPDETWTAVELGQPVYKNTVPTILYGCSFPHDYSLLSSFWVFPSSVYGCG; this is encoded by the coding sequence ACAAGTTACAGTTGTGGGGAGGCCCTCTAAGAACATCTGCCATGCCTCAGGGTCTACATCCTCCCTTTCTTCTGGACCTCATGTTTTTGCAGATCTCCTGGACAACCTGCTTCACGAAATCATTGCTCGTTTTAACTCATTCCATGACTTCCTTGCTTTCATTGGTACCTGCCACTCTTGGCGCGCTTCAGTCTCTTCCTTCCCTTCTGTGTATATCTTCAGCTTCCCACCACTCTGCCTGAAACCAGATGGTCCTTATGTTCGTCCCCATACAGGCTATATCAAGCCCATGGATTTATCTAATTGCAAATGGCAGCTCAGTGATCTCAGCAAGAAAAACTTATCCCTCTGTTGTTCAGTTCCTCAAAATACTCCAGATAACATGTACTATTTGGGCTGCTCATATGGGTATCTTATCTTTTCCTATGAAGAAAACTGCCTCCTTGTCAATGTGTTGACTGGTACCAAGGTGAAGCCCCCCAAACTCCCACCCAACAATGAACTTGGCTACTCTTCTGGCATAGGCATTCTTACAGCTGCATTGAGTTCACCCAACTCACGCCTCCTCCTTTGCTCAAGAACCTCAATGTTTGAGTGGCAGGTTGGAACAAACTCCTGGTCAGAGCACCCTCTTTCCTTTCAGAGAGAACGCATCCATCAGATTCTGTTATTCAATGGTGATATCTTTGTCATAGATGCTCTTCTCAGGCTCCACACTATATACTTGGCACCTCAATTCAGCATGCAAAAAGTAGCAATTAAGTGGGAATCCCTGCCTATTAACCCATGGTTGGTGGTCTGTGGTGACATGCTTCTCATGGTTGACCTCTCGATTAGCTCCCACGAGTTAAATGGATCATACCGCTTCTTTGAGGTCTTTCGCCTTGACTCCTCGGTTGAACCAGCTAAGTGGGTGAAGATGGAGAAGTTGGAAAATCAAGCACTGTTTGTTAGCCTTGATACGAGGACTCCTACATTTTCTTGCATGAGCCCTGAAAGATGGGGAGGAAGGAGTAACTGCATTTATGTTGCCAAGCTATTTGAAGATCCTGATGAAACCTGGACTGCGGTTGAGCTTGGTCAGCCAGTGTACAAAAATACAGTTCCCACCATATTATATGGTTGTTCATTCCCTCATGACTACAGTCTACTAAGTAGCTTCTGGGTGTTTCCCAGTTCAGTTTATGGTTGTGGCTAG